A section of the Macadamia integrifolia cultivar HAES 741 chromosome 9, SCU_Mint_v3, whole genome shotgun sequence genome encodes:
- the LOC122089726 gene encoding uncharacterized protein LOC122089726: MDDVLFAREADAKNAYVRAAQNHEMLWAEKAKNRWLKEGDKNSKFFHLSIKMRWARNMIRSLKKEDGTVVSGQVHLSQYVADFYEFFHKSVSLQSHPDIFDSIATVLLEEEHLAMEFVLSNEEIKQAVWDLDADSFPSPDSFSGVFYRKCWDIVEEDFCSDVCSFFVSGYFPKGVNNCLISLIPKVEGASSLDKYRPNCMGNFLCKDITKVMASRLSKLLPKLVSEEQGPF, from the coding sequence ATGGATGATGTCTTGTTTGCTCGTGAGGCGGATGCGAAGAATGCCTATGTAAGGGCAGCACAGAACCATGAGATGCTATGGGCTGAAAAAGCAAAGAATAGATGGCTGAAAGAAGGagacaaaaattcaaaattttttcatctctCGATCAAGATGCGTTGGGCTAGGAACATGATCAGGTCTCTTAAGAAGGAGGATGGGACGGTTGTCTCAGGTCAGGTGCATTTGAGTCAGTATGTTGctgatttttatgaattttttcaTAAATCAGTGTCGTTGCAATCTCACCCTGATATCTTCGATAGTATTGCTACTGTTCTATTGGAGGAGGAACATCTTGCAATGGAGTTTGTTCTTTCCAATGAAGAAATAAAGCAGGCAGTATGGGACTTGGATGCAGACTCGTTCCCAAGCCCAGATAGTTTCAGTGGAGTTTTCTACAGGAAATGTTGGGATATTGTAGAGGAAGATTTTTGCTCAGATGTTTGTTCTTTCTTTGTGTCTGGATACTTTCCTAAAGGTGTCAACAACTGTCTCATTAGTCTTATCCCCAAAGTAGAAGGTGCTTCTTCCTTGGACAAATACCGGCCTAACTGCATGGGAAACTTTCTGTGTAAAGATATTACTAAGGTGATGGCATCAAGGCTAAGCAAGCTCCTCCCAAAACTTGTATCTGAAGAACAGGGGCCATTTTAG